The Candidatus Eisenbacteria bacterium genome includes the window GATCGCCCCCTGCCCGACGCTTTACATCAGAAGAAACAAGCTCGGCTCCGTCCTCGACGTGCTCCGCTACTACAAGGAGAAGAGCGAGATCCGGCACGACGCGGACCCGACCAAGGTGGACATCGGCTACGGCGGCACGATCACGGTGGGCCGCTTCGTCGACATCGAGAAGCCCACCTTCCTGGACAACCTGGACGCCAATCTGGAGAGGCGGTTGGGCGAGGAGTACGGGCTTCACAAGGAGTACTACATGCGGACGGCGGCCCGGAGGGCGCTGGTGGACCGGGGGGCGCGTCATGAGTAGACAGGAGATCCGGGTCTCCGGCTTCGGGGGCCAGGGGATCATCTTTCTCGCCTACATCACCGGAAGGGCGGCGGCGATTCACGAGGGACGCCACGCCACATTGAACCAAAGCTTCGGGCCGGAGGCGCGGGGCTCGGCTTGCTCCGCCCAGCTGATTCTCTCCGACGACCCGGTGGACTACCCCTATATCCGACAGCCCGACATCCTGATCGCCATGAGCCAGGACGCTTACGCCAAGTACGCGGACGAGTTGACCGGCGAGGGGACGCTGCTCGTCGACGAGGATCTGGTGCACCCCAGGCGGGATCAAGGGCGCGCCGTGCACGGAGTCCCCGCGACGCGCATCGCCGAAGGACTGGGCCGCCGCATCTGCGCCAACATGGTGATGTGCGGCTTCCTCTCCGCGGTCACCGGAGTGATGGCGCGCGAGGCCGCCCGCGAGGCGATCCGCCTGTCGGTTCCACCGGGCAGCGAGGAGTTGAACCTGCGCGCCTTCGACGAAGGGTACGCCCACGGGACGAAAACCGGCGGCGGCGCCACGGGCGGCGCGAAAACGAGCGCCCGTGCCTGAGCGCGGGAGGAGAGATCGCCATGGAGTGGATCAAGGTTGAAGAGGCGCGGCTCGACTTCCCCTCGGGGGCGCGGTATCCGATCTCCCGGATCGGTCCCTCCCCCTGCATGGAGGCCTGCCCCGCCGGCGTCAACGTCAAAGCCTACGTCTCCCTGATCGCCGAGGGGCGTTACGAGGAGGCGATGCATGTGGTCCGCATGAACTGCCCCCTTCCGGGAGTGTGCGGGCGGGTTTGCAACCATCCCTGCGAGTCGGTCTGCAACAGGAACTCGACGGACGCTCCGGTGGCGATCCGCGCGCTGAAACGCTTTCTCGCCGACCGGGATATAAAGCCGTCTCCCTCCTTCCGCCCCCCCGCCCCCTACCGGAGCCAGAAAATCGCCGTGATCGGCGCCGGACCGGCGGGTCTCACCTGCGCCTACGAGCTGGCCCGCGCCGGTTTCCCCGTCACTCTATTGGAGGCGGAATCGGAACCGGGCGGGATGCTCCGCTACGGCATTCCCTCGTACCGGCTCCCGCGGACGGTGCTCGATCGGGAGATCGAACAGATGCTCGGGCCCGGGATCGATCTTCGAACCGGCGTCGCCCTCGGCCGCGACTTCGGCCTGGACGATCTCGTCGGCGAGGGGCACAAGGCGATCTTTCTCGGGGTCGGCGCCTCCAAGAACCGTCGTCTCGGGATCCCCGGCGAGTCGGACTTCCAGGGGATCGAGGGAGTGCTCCGTTTCCTGAAACGCGTGAACGAAGGGGACCGCAGCCCCGCAGGGGAACGTGTACTGGTGATCGGCGGCGGTAGCTCGGCGATCGACGCGGCGCGGACCGCCCTCCGTCTCGGCGCCAGGAGCGCCGAG containing:
- a CDS encoding 2-oxoacid:acceptor oxidoreductase family protein — protein: MSRQEIRVSGFGGQGIIFLAYITGRAAAIHEGRHATLNQSFGPEARGSACSAQLILSDDPVDYPYIRQPDILIAMSQDAYAKYADELTGEGTLLVDEDLVHPRRDQGRAVHGVPATRIAEGLGRRICANMVMCGFLSAVTGVMAREAAREAIRLSVPPGSEELNLRAFDEGYAHGTKTGGGATGGAKTSARA